From a region of the Cololabis saira isolate AMF1-May2022 chromosome 8, fColSai1.1, whole genome shotgun sequence genome:
- the LOC133448253 gene encoding sodium- and chloride-dependent taurine transporter-like, translating into MAQKEKLQCLKDFHKDTLKPSPGKSPGTRPEDEAEGKHPQREKWSSKLDFVLSVAGGFVGLGNVWRFPYLCYKNGGGAFLIPYFIFLFGGGLPVFFLEVALGQFTSEGGITCWEKLCPIFTGIGYASIVIVSLLNIYYIVILAWGLYYLFQCFQPELPWAKCKQPWNTDRCTEDTYRKNKTLWMAANLSMSNFTSPVTEFWEHNVLAISNGIDNVGPVKWDLALCLLLVWVICFFCIWKGVKSTGKVVYITATFPFIMLIVLLIRGVTLPGASAGIKFYLYPDLERLKDPEVWIDAGTQIFFSYAICLGAMTSLGSYNKYKYNCYRSRPGFHCLP; encoded by the exons atggctcaaaaagaGAAACTCCAGTGCCTGAAGGACTTTCACAAGGACACGCTGAAGCCGTCCCCCGGCAAAAGCCCCGGCACGCGCCCCGAGGACGAGGCGGAGGGCAAACACCCCCAACGGGAGAAGTGGTCCAGCAAGTTGGACTTTGTTCTGTCTGTGGCCGGAGGTTTCGTTGGTTTAGGGAACGTCTGGCGTTTCCCATACCTCTGCTACAAGAATGGTGGAG GTGCGTTTCTCATCCCCTACTTCATTTTCCTGTTCGGCGGAGGTCTGCCAGTCTTCTTCCTGGAAGTCGCCCTGGGGCAGTTTACCTCTGAGGGTGGAATCACCTGCTGGGAGAAGCTCTGTCCCATCTTCACCG GTATCGGCTATGCCTCCATCGTGATTGTGTCTCTGCTGAATATCTACTACATCGTCATCCTGGCCTGGGGTCTCTACTACCTGTTCCAG TGTTTCCAGCCGGAGCTGCCCTGGGCCAAGTGCAAACAGCCCTGGAACACCGACCGCTGCACCGAGGACACTTACCGCAAGAACAAAACCCTCTGGATGGCTGCTAACCTCTCCATGTCCAACTTCACCTCCCCCGTCACCGAGTTCTGGGA acaCAATGTGCTGGCGATCAGTAACGGAATCGACAACGTCGGCCCCGTCAAATGGGACCTGGCCCTTTGTTTACTGCTGGTCTGGGTCATCTGCTTCTTCTGCATCTGGAAGGGCGTCAAGTCCACCGGAAAG GTGGTTTACATCACGGCCACGTTCCCCTTCATCATGCTCATCGTGCTGCTGATCCGCGGCGTGACGCTGCCGGGGGCGTCTGCGGGCATCAAGTTCTACCTGTACCCGGACCTGGAGCGCCTGAAGGACCCAGAG GTTTGGATCGATGCCGGCACTCAGATTTTCTTCTCCTACGCCATCTGTCTGGGCGCCATGACGTCCTTGGGGAGCTACAACAAGTACAAATACAACTGCTACAG